A genomic region of Homalodisca vitripennis isolate AUS2020 chromosome 5, UT_GWSS_2.1, whole genome shotgun sequence contains the following coding sequences:
- the LOC124363523 gene encoding piggyBac transposable element-derived protein 3-like: MSTVGTSDKDDKFAKVRSVMCMLNERWLRYFPGDIYLSIDESMVPYFGRHGLKQHIHGKPIRFGYKVWILATRLGYAIQAEPYQGKATGATIPELGTIRVDRVEDAPLRKPQDLKKEPRGTFHQITDTDTNITLVRYMDNSVFTIASTATGVHPEGKAKRWSSSNKKHIVVPQPNCVNWYNMNMGGVDRLDENVSTYRIHIRNKKWYWPMVAYMLNVSMNNAWILYRMTPKGAEEQLDLLGFTRYIVRTYMRTCTSHRSSAGRPSQTVSSRVLPEIRFSGKDHHLETVQKQIRCALCSKATRKRCKTCQVGCHVLCAEAFHTS, from the exons atgtcgacagtgggcaccAGCG acaAAGATGACAAGTTTGCCAAAGTTCGCTCTGTTATGTGCATGCTGAACGAGCGATGGCTTCGTTACTTCCCAGGTGACATTTACTTATCCATTGATGAATCCATGGTACCTTATTTTGGAAGGCACGGGTTGAAACAACATATCCATGGGAAGCCTATCCGATTCGGATATAAAGTTTGGATATTAGCTACAAGGTTAGGCTACGCTATTCAAGCGGAACCGTATCAGGGCAAAGCGACTGGAGCAACTATTCCTGAGCTCG GGACCATAAGGGTAGACAGAGTTGAGGATGCCCCTCTTCGTAAACCTCAAGATCTCAAGAAAGAACCAAGAGGTACTTTCCATCAAATAACTGACACAGACACCAACATAACACTTGTAAGATACATGGACAACAGTGTTTTTACTATAGCGTCGACAGCAACAGGCGTTCATCCTGAGGGGAAAGCAAAGCGTTGGTCCtctagcaataaaaaacacatcgtTGTGCCACAGCCAAACTGTGTCAATTGGTACAATATGAATATGGGTGGGGTGGATAGGCTAGATGAAAATGTATCTACCTACCGTATTCATATTCGCAACAAAAAGTGGTATTGGCCAATGGTTGCATACATGCTGAATGTGAGTATGAATAATGCTTGGATTTTATACAGAATGACGCCAAAAGGAGCTGAAGAACAATTAGATCTTCTTGGATTCACCCGCTACATTGTCCGTACGTACATGCGAACATGCACAAGCCATCGATCCTCTGCAGGACGGCCAAGCCAGACAGTATCCAGTAGGGTGTTGCCTGAAATCCGATTCAGTGGAAAAGATCATCATTTAGAAACAGTTCAAAAGCAAATTCGCTGCGCACTGTGTTCCAAAGCAACAAGGAAACGGTGCAAGACTTGTCAAGTTGGATGCCATGTGCTTTGTGCGGAGGCTTTCCATACTTCCTGA